Proteins co-encoded in one Uloborus diversus isolate 005 chromosome 9, Udiv.v.3.1, whole genome shotgun sequence genomic window:
- the LOC129229525 gene encoding U-scoloptoxin(01)-Cw1a-like, translating to MKIIFALLILMFGVIILEAAAVKSKAKEKYALPEGAELLVGPIRSTFTCFANGYYADVDNNCQIFHICYSTENYDGTIATHQYSFLCGNQTVFNQLTFTCTYPEDAVPCIHAQDFYYLNAHVEAADPEVHFLDDQDVQRAAPLIEPELYGRRVVKPVAQYQPVRRRFDFDSKRK from the exons atgaagataattttcgcCCTCTTGATCTTAA tgttCGGAGTGATTATACTAGAAGCAGCAGCGGTG aaatctaAAGCGAAGGAAAAGTACGCCCTGCCAGAAGGAGCTGAGTTACTAGTAGGACCCATCAGAAGTACTTTTACTTGCTTCGCAAATGGCTACTACGCCGATGTGGACAACAACTGCCAAATTTTCCACATTTGCTACTCAACGGAGAACTACGATGGAACCATTGCAACCCATCAATACAGTTTCCTCTGTGGCAATCAAACG GTCTTTAATCAGTTGACGTTTACCTGCACATATCCAGAAGATGCAGTCCCATGCATTCACGCACAGGACTTCTATTACCTCAATGCCCACGTCGAAGCAGCTGACCCGGAAGTTCACTTCTTGGATGACCAGGACGTCCAGCGTGCTGCCCCTCTTATTGAACCTGAACTATATGGCAGAAGAGTAGTGAAACCTGTGGCTCAGTATCAACCGGTGCGAAGGAGATTTGATTTCGATAGTAaacgaaaatga